The sequence below is a genomic window from Candidatus Nanopelagicales bacterium.
GGCCTGTACCCGATCGCTGCGATGGCGCTGATCGTCGGGGCCTACGGGGTCGCGGACCTCGTGCACGCGTCCGGCTTCATGGCGGTGTACGTGTCGGCCGTCATCATCGGGTCCTCGCAGGTCCCGCACCGGCGCTCGGTGGTGGGCTTCGCCGAGGCGCTGGCGTGGACCGCGCAGATCGGCCTGTTCGTGATGCTCGGCCTGCTGGCCGACCTGGGGCGGCTGCCGTCGGCGGTCGGCGTGGCGGCGGTGGCGGGGGCCGCGCTGATCGTGCTGGGGCGGCCGCTGGCGGCGGTGGTGTCACTGGTGCCGTTCCGATGGCCAGGGCGCTGGGTGGCGTTCGTGTCCTGGGCGGGGCTGCGCGGGGCGGTCCCGATCGTGTTCGCCGCCATCCCGCTCGGCGCTGCGGTGCCCGGGGCGGAGCGGGTGTTCGACGCCACGCTGCTGCTGGTCCTGGTGCTCACCGTGCTGCAGACCCCGACCCTGCCCTGGTTCGCGCGGCGGCTGGGGGTGGCGCAGGCGGCCGAACCGGATGAGCTGGAGGTGGAGTCGGCCCCGCTGGACGGGGTGAACGCCACCGTGCTCGGCATCGACGTGCCCGCGGGCTCGAAGCTCGTCGGGGTCTACGTGGAGGAGCTCGGCCTGCCGCACGGGGCGGTGGTGTCGCTGGTGGTGAGAGGCGACGAGGTCGTGGTGCCGAGCACGACGACGCGGTTGCGGGCAGGTGACCGGATGGTGGTGGTGGCCGCGGCGGGCGCCCGCGAGCAGGCGGAGCGGCGGCTGCGCGCGGTGAGCCGGCGCGGCCGGCTGGCCGGTTGGCTGGGGGACCGGGGCGCCCCCGACTGAGCCGGGCGAACCCCGACTGGTCCTCGTCGGGTTGGTGTCTGGTCAGGTCGGGCCTTCGAAGCGCCAGGACGCCAGCACCCCGTCCACCTCGGCGTTCAGCTCCAGCGCCAGAGCGGGTCGGGGTGACACCGCGACCAGGGCCGCGTACGAGTCCCGGTCCGGCACCAGGGCCACCCGGGCGCGGGAGCCGGCGGGCAGCACGAGGGGCTCGGATCCCGGTCCGGAGCGGCCGGCCAGCCGGACGTCCGTTCTCCCCACGCGGACGTCGACGAGGAGTGTGGGACGGCCGCCGACGGTGGTCCGCTGCGTCTGGATGACGTCCAGCCCGGGCCGTCGGCCCAGGGTGGCGCCCGGGCGGTCGGGGTCGAGGCCGTCGAGCTCGCCGAACCACAGCACCTCCGCGACGCCGCCGGTCGCGTCGCCGCGCTCAACCCGCTGGGGGACCCGCAACCGCCAGCCGTCCCCGAGGGTGACGCGGTAGCCGGTCAACCGGTAGGTGGCCGACGGCCGTACCAGGTAGTCGCCCGGGGGTACCGGGCGGCGGGCCAGCTCCTCCATCGACGCCAGCGTGAACACCTCGCCGGGCTCGAGCAGGGCGAGCGAGTCCAGGATCCGCTGGTGCTCGGAGAAGAGACCGGAGGGCCGGGCGGCGGTGGTCCGGGTCACCGCCACGACGGCGGGGGCGACCGGGTCGCCGACGAACGCCCAGCGGACCCGGCTGCCGGGGCGCAGCCGCCAGCGGTCGCCGTCGGGCTCGCGGGCGAGGTCGACCGGGTCGGCACCGGTGGAGCCGGCCACCGTGGCGTCCACGACGGTGAGGGGCATTCCCGCGACGGTCCCGGTGTCGACGGTGACGCCGCGCAGCGCGGGGTGCTCGGCGATCCAGCGAGCCTGATCCGAGGTGACCTGCGTGGCCGGGAGCCAGTTGCCGTCGGCGGTCCGCAGGCTCGACCAGCCGGGGGACACCTCCAGCAACTCCAGCGAGCCGTCGGCGTCCGACCCGCGGCCGAACCGCAACGGCCGGCCGGCGGAGCTCCAGCCACCGGCCAGGTCGAGTCGGAACTGCGGGTACGCCGAC
It includes:
- a CDS encoding potassium/proton antiporter; this encodes MSLEQLAVTLLVGAAIVLAAVVGVRLADRLGVPGLLLYLGLGILIGETVPALDLTDAELATVLGYAALVVILAEGGLTTRVSELRPVLWPSLVLATVGVGASIAAVAVPLVLLLGLDWRSALLLGAVLAATDAAAVFSVLRRLHLAPRLKGLLEAEAGFNDAPVVVLVALISSGSFGESPWWTVPLLVVGEIAGGAVVGVLVGFAGRWLMPRLALPSVGLYPIAAMALIVGAYGVADLVHASGFMAVYVSAVIIGSSQVPHRRSVVGFAEALAWTAQIGLFVMLGLLADLGRLPSAVGVAAVAGAALIVLGRPLAAVVSLVPFRWPGRWVAFVSWAGLRGAVPIVFAAIPLGAAVPGAERVFDATLLLVLVLTVLQTPTLPWFARRLGVAQAAEPDELEVESAPLDGVNATVLGIDVPAGSKLVGVYVEELGLPHGAVVSLVVRGDEVVVPSTTTRLRAGDRMVVVAAAGAREQAERRLRAVSRRGRLAGWLGDRGAPD